Proteins from a genomic interval of Sinobacterium caligoides:
- a CDS encoding TetR/AcrR family transcriptional regulator, translating to MTTIKKTYHHGDLRRSLLDEAVEMIDELGFEGISMRKLADRVGVSRTALYHHFDSKQALLCAVAEDGFIHYTEILGRVARLSSGCHELRMRAYVAAYIDFAMEHSAYYDLMFGREIWKQAAASDSLKEVSYAAFKGFVKTVEQWQREGVLPMTADALRYSQVVWACLHGLSRLLIDGIYVDRGAREGMIDMATQILIQNLGKD from the coding sequence ATGACAACCATAAAGAAAACATACCATCATGGGGATCTACGCCGCAGCCTCCTCGATGAGGCGGTTGAGATGATCGATGAACTTGGCTTCGAAGGCATTAGTATGCGTAAGCTTGCTGATCGAGTGGGGGTGTCGCGTACAGCACTTTATCATCACTTTGATAGTAAGCAGGCGTTACTCTGTGCGGTAGCAGAGGATGGGTTTATTCACTATACCGAGATCCTCGGGCGGGTCGCTCGCTTAAGTAGTGGTTGCCATGAGCTGCGTATGCGAGCCTATGTCGCCGCCTATATTGACTTTGCGATGGAGCATTCTGCCTACTATGACTTAATGTTTGGTCGAGAAATTTGGAAGCAGGCAGCAGCATCGGACTCCTTGAAAGAGGTGTCATATGCAGCGTTTAAAGGCTTTGTTAAGACGGTTGAGCAGTGGCAGCGAGAGGGTGTGCTACCGATGACTGCCGATGCGTTGCGTTACTCCCAGGTCGTCTGGGCCTGTTTACATGGTTTGAGCCGACTGCTTATTGATGGCATCTATGTGGATAGAGGTGCACGTGAGGGAATGATTGATATGGCAACGCAGATATTGATTCAGAATTTAGGTAAGGATTAG
- a CDS encoding RimK/LysX family protein, with amino-acid sequence MPLPRLMILFSLLCSHFTYAGPAEQTVSKPVIGSTANFLVDGHTVFRARIDTGASRTSINASDIKVIDGAAKMRDNVGKEVEFTIINAKGKESRQRARIQKVILIKTPQGRESRYLVPLQLTWNGVTSSVDANLRDRSNMNYKLLIGRDWLDSNAVVDVNPKRTIGEISNFLIENDLEFEARIDTGAASTSINAHNIRISNESPSMLDNIGKKISFDLINADGHSITVHTTIAKVVDITNALGTEYRYKVPLKIKWQGETEILNINLRDRSKLTYMLLIGRDWIGRNVIVDVND; translated from the coding sequence ATGCCTCTGCCCCGCCTTATGATCCTTTTTTCTTTACTTTGCAGCCACTTTACCTATGCAGGCCCCGCTGAGCAGACAGTAAGCAAGCCCGTAATCGGCTCTACCGCCAACTTCCTCGTGGACGGCCATACAGTATTTCGAGCCCGTATTGATACTGGAGCCTCACGTACCTCGATAAATGCCAGCGACATCAAAGTCATTGATGGCGCAGCTAAAATGCGTGATAACGTCGGTAAAGAAGTTGAGTTTACGATTATCAACGCCAAGGGAAAAGAAAGCCGGCAGCGAGCCCGCATTCAAAAAGTCATCCTAATCAAGACGCCACAAGGTAGAGAATCACGCTACCTCGTACCCTTACAGCTGACCTGGAACGGTGTCACCAGCTCTGTCGACGCCAATTTGCGCGATCGCTCAAACATGAACTATAAGCTATTGATTGGTCGGGACTGGCTGGATAGCAATGCCGTTGTCGATGTCAACCCGAAGCGAACCATCGGCGAAATATCGAACTTCCTTATCGAAAACGACCTCGAATTCGAAGCTCGCATCGATACAGGGGCCGCCTCAACCTCGATTAACGCCCATAACATCCGCATCAGCAACGAGTCGCCGAGCATGCTCGATAACATCGGCAAGAAGATTAGCTTCGACCTGATCAACGCTGATGGGCACTCAATAACCGTGCACACCACTATCGCCAAAGTAGTCGACATCACCAACGCGCTCGGCACTGAATATCGCTACAAAGTTCCACTCAAGATCAAGTGGCAAGGTGAGACGGAGATTCTCAACATCAACCTCCGCGACCGCTCTAAGCTCACTTACATGTTACTCATTGGTCGCGACTGGATTGGCCGTAATGTCATCGTCGATGTTAACGACTAG
- a CDS encoding SufE family protein yields the protein MTHLITQPSASGQLAALAQQSPLGQTINDSQLITQMNNCPDWESRYRIIMQLGKQLPPLPTELRTPESEIHGCESDVWLVVAQYKEHYYILADSRARIVKGLIAAVICALQGKSTEAILSFDLPDYFRQLSLEKHLTPSRSNGLASIIETIKNSVQ from the coding sequence ATGACACACCTAATCACTCAACCATCAGCTTCGGGGCAGCTAGCGGCCCTGGCGCAGCAATCTCCACTCGGCCAAACAATCAACGACAGCCAACTGATCACGCAGATGAATAACTGCCCCGACTGGGAGTCTCGCTACCGCATCATCATGCAGCTCGGCAAACAACTCCCTCCACTACCCACCGAGCTTCGAACCCCTGAATCCGAGATTCATGGCTGCGAAAGTGATGTATGGCTGGTCGTGGCCCAATATAAAGAACACTACTATATACTCGCCGATAGCCGTGCCAGAATCGTCAAAGGACTAATCGCAGCAGTTATATGTGCGCTTCAAGGTAAAAGTACCGAGGCAATACTCAGCTTCGATCTACCGGATTACTTCCGTCAGCTGTCTTTAGAGAAGCATCTGACACCCTCACGCAGCAATGGCCTAGCCAGCATCATTGAAACGATCAAAAATAGCGTTCAATAA
- the pyrB gene encoding aspartate carbamoyltransferase yields the protein MKNTLYNKDIISIAELSRHELELIVSTAKQLKERPQPNLLAGKIIASCFFEASTRTRLSFETAVQRLGASFIGFDSGGNTSLAKKGETLADSVQVISSYADAFFMRHPKEGAARLASEFSNIPVINGGDGANQHPTQTLLDLFSIYETQGTLDGLKVAFVGDLKYGRTVHSLAQALSLFDCEFYFVAPDVLQMPDYLCDQLTDSGVKFTKLDEFDELLPELDILYVTRVQKERFDPTEYQHMKSKYVLNATMLAGVKDNLKVLHPLPRVDEITTDVDKTPYAYYFQQAQNGVYARQALLSLVLKEEVCDAK from the coding sequence ATGAAAAACACTCTGTATAACAAAGATATTATTTCTATTGCAGAGCTGTCCCGGCACGAGCTCGAACTGATTGTCTCCACGGCCAAGCAACTGAAGGAGCGACCACAGCCAAACCTGCTGGCAGGCAAGATTATCGCCAGTTGCTTTTTTGAGGCTTCGACACGCACGAGGCTATCATTTGAGACGGCGGTGCAGCGTCTGGGCGCTAGTTTTATTGGCTTTGACTCTGGTGGTAACACTTCGTTGGCGAAGAAGGGCGAGACCTTAGCGGACTCGGTGCAAGTGATTAGCTCCTATGCTGACGCCTTCTTCATGCGTCATCCAAAGGAGGGGGCGGCTCGGTTGGCGTCAGAGTTTTCTAATATACCAGTGATTAATGGTGGTGATGGAGCGAATCAGCATCCGACGCAAACGTTACTAGATCTGTTCAGTATTTATGAAACCCAGGGGACGCTTGATGGCTTGAAGGTTGCCTTCGTTGGTGACCTTAAGTATGGGAGAACAGTACATTCGCTCGCGCAGGCGTTATCGCTGTTCGATTGTGAGTTTTACTTTGTTGCGCCTGACGTATTGCAGATGCCTGACTATTTGTGTGATCAACTAACTGATAGCGGAGTAAAGTTTACTAAGCTTGATGAGTTTGACGAATTACTACCTGAGCTGGATATCCTCTATGTAACGCGGGTGCAGAAGGAGCGTTTTGATCCGACGGAATATCAGCATATGAAGTCGAAGTATGTGCTAAACGCCACTATGTTGGCAGGGGTGAAGGACAACCTTAAAGTCTTGCACCCGTTGCCTCGGGTCGATGAGATCACCACGGATGTCGATAAGACGCCCTACGCTTATTACTTTCAGCAGGCTCAAAACGGCGTCTATGCACGTCAAGCGCTACTGAGCTTAGTGCTCAAAGAGGAGGTGTGTGATGCCAAATAA
- the argF gene encoding ornithine carbamoyltransferase codes for MAFNLRNRNFLKLLDFSPKEISYLIDLAGDLKRAKYAGCEQPRLAGKNIALIFEKASTRTRCAFEVAAFDQGARVTYLGPSGSQIGQKESMKDTARVLGRMYDGIEYRGFGQAIVEELGEYAGVPVWNGLTDEFHPTQILADFLTMLEHGNGKQLNQMSFAYLGDARNNMGNSLMVGAAKMGMDIRLVAPKTYWPETELVEQCKAIAETTGAKITLTEDVASGVKGCDFLYTDVWVSMGEPAEAWDERIAIMTPYQINSDMLVLTGNPDIKFMHCLPAFHDDETVVGKQVANKYGMNGLEVTDEVFESHHSIVFDEAENRMHTIKAIMVATLGS; via the coding sequence ATGGCCTTTAACTTACGCAATCGGAACTTTCTTAAACTATTGGATTTCTCCCCGAAGGAGATCAGTTACCTGATCGACCTCGCCGGAGACTTAAAGCGCGCCAAGTATGCCGGCTGTGAACAGCCACGATTGGCGGGGAAGAATATCGCACTGATCTTCGAAAAGGCCTCCACCCGAACTCGGTGCGCCTTCGAGGTTGCCGCTTTCGACCAAGGTGCGCGAGTCACTTATCTCGGACCCAGTGGCTCGCAGATAGGCCAGAAGGAATCAATGAAGGACACCGCCCGCGTCCTCGGTCGTATGTATGATGGTATCGAGTACCGTGGTTTTGGCCAAGCTATAGTCGAAGAACTCGGCGAATACGCCGGTGTTCCGGTCTGGAACGGCTTGACTGATGAATTTCACCCCACACAAATACTCGCTGACTTCCTCACGATGTTAGAGCATGGTAACGGCAAGCAACTCAATCAAATGAGTTTTGCCTATCTTGGCGACGCGCGCAACAACATGGGTAACTCGTTGATGGTCGGTGCCGCAAAGATGGGGATGGACATCCGTCTCGTTGCACCAAAAACGTACTGGCCCGAGACCGAACTCGTTGAGCAATGCAAAGCGATTGCCGAAACAACCGGTGCAAAAATCACCCTGACCGAAGACGTCGCCAGCGGCGTCAAGGGATGTGATTTTCTCTACACCGACGTCTGGGTCTCAATGGGTGAGCCTGCGGAGGCCTGGGACGAACGAATCGCCATCATGACCCCCTATCAAATTAACAGCGATATGCTCGTACTGACTGGCAACCCCGACATCAAATTCATGCACTGCCTGCCAGCGTTCCATGATGACGAGACTGTCGTTGGTAAACAGGTTGCAAACAAGTACGGTATGAATGGCCTCGAAGTGACTGATGAGGTGTTTGAGTCCCATCATTCAATCGTCTTTGATGAAGCCGAGAACCGCATGCACACCATCAAGGCAATCATGGTCGCGACCCTAGGCAGCTAA
- the msrA gene encoding peptide-methionine (S)-S-oxide reductase MsrA, with translation MNNEHNIYRFNREQAPQGGKELLPGGEHTVLGASLLPPFASEYEVVLLGMGCFWGAERRLWQQPGVAVTAVGYAGGETAYPSYQQVCTGLTGHTEVVLVVFDPLKTTLQQLLAIFWESHDPTQGLRQGNDTGSQYRSAIYTSKESQQPVIEQSYQQYQQKLTGSGFGTVTTEVRMGVPFYYAEDYHQQYLDKNPAGYCGLKGTGVSCS, from the coding sequence ATGAATAATGAACATAACATCTATAGGTTTAATCGAGAGCAGGCGCCTCAAGGTGGGAAAGAGTTACTGCCAGGGGGCGAGCATACTGTCTTGGGGGCTTCGCTGCTCCCCCCTTTTGCTAGTGAGTACGAAGTGGTTCTATTGGGTATGGGGTGCTTTTGGGGGGCTGAACGACGTCTTTGGCAGCAGCCAGGCGTGGCGGTCACGGCGGTAGGTTATGCAGGTGGTGAAACGGCCTACCCGAGCTACCAGCAAGTCTGTACAGGTTTGACAGGGCATACCGAAGTTGTGCTGGTAGTTTTCGACCCCCTTAAAACAACGTTACAACAGCTACTGGCTATCTTTTGGGAGAGCCACGACCCGACACAGGGTTTGCGGCAGGGTAATGATACGGGCAGCCAATACCGTTCAGCTATCTATACTAGTAAAGAGAGTCAGCAGCCGGTGATTGAGCAGAGCTATCAACAATATCAGCAAAAATTAACGGGGAGTGGCTTTGGTACAGTGACGACAGAGGTCAGAATGGGGGTGCCTTTCTATTACGCGGAAGACTATCACCAACAGTATCTAGATAAGAACCCGGCGGGCTATTGTGGGCTGAAGGGGACGGGGGTGAGCTGTTCATAG
- a CDS encoding NADPH-dependent 2,4-dienoyl-CoA reductase translates to MTTADSHYPHLLQPLDLGFTTLKNRSLMGSMHTGLEEAPGGHVRMAAYFAERARGGVGLIVTGGFGPNVEGSTHEHTKLINSDEDIANHRVITDAVHAEDGKICMQILHTGRYAMSEKLVGPSAIKAPINFFTPHPLTAEEIEKQTQDFIFTAKMAQEAGYDGVEIMGSEGYFLNQFIAQRTNHRDDAWGGSYQNRIRLPIDVVRRVREAVGEAFIIIYRLSMLDLVEGGSSFDEVVELGKEIEKAGATLINTGIGWHEARIPTIATKVPRAAFTWVTARFKQELSIPLITSNRINTPDVAEQVLARGDADMVSMARPFLADPEFVNKAAAGQSELINTCIGCNQACLDHVFSMKMTSCLVNPRACHETELNLIPVTNVKKIAVIGAGPAGLSCATAAAERGHQVTLFDRAANIGGQFNVAKQVPGKEEFYETIRYFGNRIKQTQVELKLNTSVTASDLNEGDFDEVVIATGITPRTPPIDGVDHPKVLNYLDVLRDKKAVGKRVAVIGAGGIGFDVSEYLTHDSSHVATSQDIPAFMAQWGVDMTFQARGGVEGMQPQLPTPAREVYLLQRKDSKVGAGLGKTTGWIHRTGLKMAGVKMLNSCEYVKIDDNGLHLNVAGEAQVLPVDNIIICAGQDPLRELVDGLEKPHHLIGGADVAAELDAKRAIDQGTRLAATL, encoded by the coding sequence ATGACAACCGCCGACTCGCACTACCCACACCTGCTACAGCCACTAGATCTCGGTTTTACCACGCTCAAAAACCGTAGTTTAATGGGCTCGATGCATACCGGCCTCGAGGAGGCACCCGGTGGTCACGTGCGTATGGCCGCCTACTTTGCCGAGCGGGCGCGTGGCGGTGTAGGACTCATCGTCACCGGTGGCTTTGGCCCTAACGTCGAAGGCTCTACCCATGAGCACACCAAGCTAATCAACAGCGATGAAGACATCGCCAATCATCGAGTCATCACCGATGCCGTACATGCCGAGGACGGTAAGATCTGCATGCAGATCTTACACACTGGCCGCTACGCCATGAGCGAGAAACTCGTTGGTCCCTCTGCAATCAAAGCACCTATCAACTTCTTTACGCCACACCCGTTAACTGCCGAAGAAATAGAAAAGCAGACTCAGGACTTCATTTTCACCGCTAAGATGGCACAAGAAGCCGGTTACGACGGCGTTGAAATCATGGGCTCAGAGGGCTACTTCCTTAATCAATTTATCGCCCAGCGCACCAACCATCGTGATGATGCCTGGGGCGGCAGCTACCAAAACCGCATCCGCCTCCCCATCGACGTGGTGCGCCGTGTACGCGAAGCTGTCGGTGAGGCCTTCATCATCATCTACCGTCTATCAATGCTCGACCTTGTTGAAGGTGGCAGCAGCTTCGATGAGGTTGTCGAGCTGGGCAAGGAGATCGAAAAGGCAGGTGCCACACTGATCAACACCGGCATTGGCTGGCATGAGGCGCGCATCCCGACCATCGCCACCAAGGTGCCTCGCGCCGCCTTCACTTGGGTCACGGCCCGCTTCAAACAAGAGTTATCCATCCCACTGATTACCTCCAACCGTATTAATACACCCGATGTCGCCGAACAAGTGCTCGCCCGCGGTGACGCCGACATGGTTTCCATGGCTCGCCCATTCCTCGCCGACCCTGAATTCGTCAACAAAGCGGCGGCGGGACAGAGTGAACTGATTAACACCTGCATCGGCTGTAACCAGGCCTGCCTGGATCACGTTTTCAGCATGAAGATGACCAGCTGCTTAGTCAATCCACGCGCCTGCCACGAAACAGAACTCAACCTGATCCCTGTCACCAACGTCAAAAAGATCGCCGTTATCGGTGCTGGTCCGGCCGGGCTCTCATGCGCCACTGCGGCCGCAGAACGAGGCCACCAGGTAACGCTCTTTGATCGGGCGGCTAATATCGGCGGCCAGTTCAATGTCGCGAAGCAGGTGCCGGGAAAAGAAGAGTTCTACGAGACTATTCGCTACTTTGGTAACCGCATTAAGCAGACGCAGGTTGAACTTAAACTCAACACCAGCGTGACCGCCAGCGACCTCAATGAGGGCGACTTTGATGAGGTCGTCATCGCCACCGGCATCACCCCACGCACCCCGCCTATCGACGGCGTCGATCACCCCAAGGTACTCAATTACCTCGATGTATTGCGCGACAAAAAAGCGGTCGGCAAGCGCGTCGCTGTTATCGGCGCCGGCGGTATCGGCTTTGATGTCAGTGAATACTTAACCCACGACAGCAGCCACGTTGCCACCAGTCAAGACATTCCTGCCTTCATGGCACAGTGGGGCGTCGATATGACCTTCCAAGCCCGCGGTGGTGTCGAAGGCATGCAGCCACAGCTGCCAACGCCCGCCCGCGAGGTCTACCTGCTACAGCGCAAAGACTCCAAAGTCGGTGCTGGCCTCGGCAAGACCACCGGCTGGATTCATCGCACAGGCCTCAAGATGGCCGGTGTAAAGATGCTCAATAGCTGCGAGTACGTCAAGATAGACGATAATGGTTTACACCTGAATGTTGCCGGTGAAGCACAAGTCCTACCTGTGGATAACATTATCATCTGCGCAGGCCAAGACCCGCTACGCGAGCTAGTCGATGGCCTAGAGAAACCTCACCATCTCATTGGCGGAGCCGATGTGGCTGCAGAGCTCGACGCTAAGCGTGCAATCGACCAGGGAACGCGCCTCGCCGCAACACTGTAA
- a CDS encoding aminotransferase class V-fold PLP-dependent enzyme, producing MPHSTPNPWRHHFPLIDQPSCDVNRLSYLDSAATSQKPQCVIDAIEQYYRHYNANVHRAAHTLSARSTSAYEDCRDKVADFIGANESNEVIFTSGTTEGFNLLANTLPYVEGQRWQEGDEVILSTLEHHANIVPWQMLAERLGLVIKVIPLDCNGDLSIPHYQALLGPRTRLVSLTHVSNTLGTINPIKELTRLAHANSSLVAIDGAQACAHLDIDVQEIGCDFYLFSGHKMYAPTGSGILWGKYPLLNLLPPWQGGGEMIKTVSFEKVQYNQLPYRLEAGTPNISAIIGLGAAIDYLSSIDRQQVLRYEQKLCSSAKTQLADIEGINIIGEPKVQGSLFSFLIDGCEPSDIATLLDEQGVAVRSGHHCTQPLMTSLNLTGTVRASFALYNNEDDVNALVTAVHKACELLL from the coding sequence ATGCCTCATTCAACACCTAACCCATGGCGTCACCACTTCCCCCTTATCGACCAACCGTCCTGTGATGTTAACAGGTTAAGTTATCTAGATAGTGCCGCCACCAGTCAAAAGCCACAATGCGTTATTGACGCAATAGAGCAGTACTATCGGCACTATAACGCCAATGTACACCGTGCCGCCCACACCCTTTCTGCCCGGTCAACCAGTGCTTATGAGGACTGTCGTGACAAAGTCGCGGATTTTATTGGCGCCAATGAAAGCAATGAGGTCATTTTTACTAGCGGCACGACCGAAGGTTTTAACTTACTCGCCAACACCCTTCCCTATGTTGAGGGTCAACGCTGGCAGGAAGGCGACGAGGTAATCCTCTCAACGTTAGAGCACCACGCCAACATTGTCCCCTGGCAAATGCTGGCAGAGCGTCTAGGGCTAGTGATAAAAGTTATCCCCCTAGACTGCAATGGCGACCTCTCAATTCCCCATTACCAAGCGCTCCTCGGCCCACGCACACGCCTGGTCAGCCTCACTCACGTATCAAACACCCTTGGCACTATCAACCCTATCAAAGAGCTTACACGATTAGCACACGCCAACAGTAGCCTCGTCGCCATCGACGGTGCGCAGGCATGTGCCCACCTCGACATTGATGTACAAGAGATTGGCTGTGACTTTTACCTGTTTTCTGGTCATAAAATGTACGCACCAACGGGTAGTGGTATCTTGTGGGGAAAATATCCATTATTAAACCTTCTACCGCCTTGGCAAGGCGGCGGTGAAATGATCAAAACGGTTAGCTTTGAGAAGGTTCAATATAATCAGCTGCCCTATCGCCTGGAGGCCGGCACACCAAACATTAGCGCCATCATTGGGCTCGGCGCCGCCATTGATTACCTCAGTAGCATCGACCGACAGCAGGTCTTACGTTATGAGCAAAAACTATGCAGTAGCGCAAAAACTCAGCTTGCCGACATTGAGGGCATCAACATTATTGGTGAACCTAAAGTTCAGGGCAGTTTGTTTTCTTTCCTAATAGATGGCTGCGAGCCTAGTGACATAGCAACTCTGTTAGATGAGCAGGGTGTCGCCGTTCGTAGCGGCCACCACTGCACACAACCCTTGATGACCTCGCTCAACCTTACCGGCACCGTACGCGCATCCTTTGCCCTCTATAACAACGAGGACGACGTTAACGCTCTCGTTACTGCCGTCCATAAAGCTTGTGAGTTATTGTTATGA
- the pyrI gene encoding aspartate carbamoyltransferase regulatory subunit, giving the protein MPNKMQVRAIEVGTVIDHIPQGMGIRILKFFQLTDKPDCITIGLNLRTASGDRKDIIKIENTQFTREQANQLSLFAGEATINVIDNYNVVDKYTVNLPETVVGVLSCPNSNCITHEEQVSSRFHVKVRAEVVNLSCHYCEKSYQPRVFKELL; this is encoded by the coding sequence ATGCCAAATAAAATGCAGGTTCGGGCAATTGAGGTCGGTACTGTGATCGACCATATTCCGCAGGGAATGGGCATTAGAATACTGAAGTTTTTCCAGTTAACGGATAAACCTGATTGTATAACGATAGGTCTGAATCTCCGCACGGCTAGCGGCGACCGTAAAGATATCATTAAGATTGAGAATACCCAGTTTACCCGCGAGCAAGCCAATCAGCTTTCTCTGTTTGCTGGTGAGGCGACGATCAACGTCATTGATAATTATAATGTAGTTGATAAGTATACAGTAAACCTGCCAGAGACGGTGGTGGGGGTATTGAGTTGCCCCAATAGCAACTGTATTACCCATGAGGAGCAGGTGAGCAGTCGATTCCACGTCAAGGTGAGAGCGGAGGTGGTTAACTTGAGTTGCCACTACTGTGAGAAGAGTTACCAGCCACGCGTATTTAAAGAGTTGCTCTAA
- the tcdA gene encoding tRNA cyclic N6-threonylcarbamoyladenosine(37) synthase TcdA, with protein MVDSYQQRFGGIGRLYGKDSAALFLRSHVCVVGIGGVGSWAAEALARSGIGTITLIDMDDICVTNTNRQIHALVDTIGQSKVEVMAARIRQINPECDVRVIDDFITEDTLFEYIDKRYDYVLDAIDSANNKARLIAHCKRQKVGIVTTGAAGGQIDPTQITVVDLTKTVNDPLAKKVKGLLRRHYNFSKTRNFSVPCVYSTEKLRYPQPDGSACDTKAVMQDGVRLDCSGGFGAATVVTASFAFAAVAKILEKLMLKDALRKQEALKKKEEQSAAK; from the coding sequence ATGGTGGACTCTTATCAGCAGCGGTTCGGCGGCATCGGCCGCCTCTATGGCAAAGATAGTGCAGCTTTGTTCTTGCGCTCGCACGTCTGCGTGGTCGGTATTGGTGGCGTGGGGTCCTGGGCTGCGGAAGCATTAGCACGTAGTGGTATTGGTACGATTACCTTGATCGATATGGATGATATATGCGTCACCAATACTAATCGGCAGATACATGCTCTTGTCGACACGATTGGTCAATCTAAGGTTGAGGTGATGGCGGCACGTATCAGGCAGATCAACCCTGAGTGTGATGTCCGTGTGATCGATGATTTTATCACTGAGGATACGCTCTTTGAGTATATCGATAAGCGTTATGACTATGTTCTAGACGCTATCGATAGTGCCAATAATAAAGCGCGTTTAATCGCTCACTGTAAGCGCCAGAAAGTGGGGATTGTGACAACGGGGGCAGCAGGTGGGCAGATCGACCCAACACAGATTACTGTTGTCGACCTCACCAAGACCGTCAACGACCCGTTAGCCAAAAAGGTAAAGGGATTACTTCGCCGACACTACAACTTCAGCAAGACGCGAAACTTTTCTGTCCCCTGTGTTTATTCAACGGAGAAGTTACGTTATCCGCAGCCCGATGGCTCGGCCTGTGATACCAAGGCGGTCATGCAAGACGGGGTGCGTTTAGATTGTTCCGGAGGCTTCGGCGCGGCGACGGTAGTCACGGCGAGTTTTGCCTTTGCGGCGGTGGCTAAGATTTTGGAGAAGCTGATGCTGAAAGACGCTTTGAGAAAGCAAGAGGCGTTGAAAAAGAAGGAAGAGCAAAGCGCAGCAAAGTAG